A window of the Candidatus Liberibacter solanacearum CLso-ZC1 genome harbors these coding sequences:
- a CDS encoding UDP-N-acetylmuramoyl-L-alanyl-D-glutamate--2,6-diaminopimelate ligase — MKLQDLIYKDFPELINQLSRFPIQLRERRIHDISSDSRHIQVGWMFVAIVGNQEDGHFFIPQAVAQGAGVIVVSSMHQSQDFSHVVKADIPILVVDNTRRFLSLVAARLYGKHPEKIFAVTGTSGKTSVASFVQQISQHAGLSSFQIGPISLMPSLQREDNRLTTPSPVYIAQALAYLASQGTTHVSIEASSHGLDQHRLDGIKFIAGSFTNFGRDHIDYHKTQQAYFNAKMRLFEELLPKGSPAVICNNDDDSWSNKVMERAHNAGCRVLSVGYKGTFIRLKNLTQINDKQQVSISVEGKDFDFLFPLQGAFQVSNALVSAGLCIATGIDVPVVIEYLEKVNVIPGRFEFIGNNSKGGRIYVDYAHTPNSLEMVLRNLRNITSGRIIVVFGCGGDRDRGKRKIMGKIALELADLSIVTDDNPRSENPQAIRAEIINGFPGFIEEGNRQEAIRIAISMLNKEDVLVVAGKGHETVQIIHNGKIKMSVDCDVIREILRKFP; from the coding sequence TTGAAATTACAAGACCTGATATATAAGGATTTTCCAGAACTTATAAATCAATTATCGCGTTTTCCAATACAATTAAGAGAACGTAGAATTCATGATATTTCATCGGATAGTCGCCATATTCAAGTGGGATGGATGTTTGTTGCAATTGTTGGAAATCAAGAAGACGGCCATTTCTTTATTCCACAAGCGGTAGCGCAAGGTGCTGGGGTTATTGTCGTTTCTTCTATGCATCAATCGCAGGATTTTTCACATGTTGTGAAGGCGGATATTCCAATCCTTGTGGTTGACAATACAAGACGATTTTTATCTCTTGTAGCAGCGAGATTATATGGAAAACATCCTGAAAAAATATTTGCTGTTACAGGAACATCTGGCAAGACCTCCGTCGCTTCTTTTGTACAACAGATTAGTCAACATGCTGGTTTATCATCCTTTCAAATTGGTCCAATTAGTTTAATGCCCTCCCTTCAAAGAGAAGATAATCGCTTAACCACTCCTTCTCCTGTTTATATTGCTCAAGCATTAGCATATCTTGCTTCTCAAGGCACAACACATGTGTCTATTGAGGCATCAAGTCATGGGTTGGATCAACATAGGTTAGATGGTATAAAATTTATTGCAGGATCTTTTACTAATTTTGGACGAGATCATATCGATTATCATAAAACGCAACAGGCTTATTTTAATGCTAAAATGCGTCTTTTCGAAGAATTATTGCCTAAGGGATCTCCAGCAGTTATTTGCAATAATGATGATGATTCTTGGTCAAATAAAGTGATGGAACGTGCTCACAATGCTGGTTGTCGTGTGTTATCAGTGGGCTATAAAGGAACATTCATCCGTCTTAAAAATCTGACTCAAATAAATGACAAACAACAAGTCAGTATATCTGTTGAAGGGAAGGATTTTGATTTTCTTTTCCCTTTGCAAGGAGCATTTCAAGTCTCTAATGCATTAGTTTCTGCAGGATTGTGTATTGCAACAGGAATAGACGTTCCCGTTGTTATTGAGTACTTAGAAAAAGTTAATGTTATCCCTGGGAGATTTGAATTTATTGGCAATAATTCTAAAGGCGGAAGAATTTATGTTGATTATGCTCATACCCCTAATTCTCTTGAGATGGTTTTACGTAATCTTCGCAATATTACATCAGGTCGTATTATTGTGGTTTTTGGTTGCGGCGGAGATCGTGATCGAGGAAAGCGCAAAATAATGGGGAAAATTGCTTTGGAATTAGCCGATTTATCTATTGTTACTGATGATAATCCACGTTCTGAAAATCCTCAAGCTATTCGCGCTGAAATTATTAATGGTTTTCCTGGTTTTATTGAAGAAGGAAATCGGCAAGAAGCAATACGGATTGCTATATCTATGTTAAATAAAGAAGATGTATTGGTCGTAGCTGGAAAAGGGCATGAGACTGTGCAAATTATCCACAACGGAAAAATAAAAATGTCTGTTGATTGCGATGTAATACGTGAAATTTTGAGAAAATTTCCATGA
- a CDS encoding UDP-N-acetylmuramoyl-tripeptide--D-alanyl-D-alanine ligase has protein sequence MSNLWTFHDLLHAIQGKALGEVPEDFVQGISIDSRSIAPKEAFFAIKGDHYDGHDFVLHAVQKSACLVVINAEMMASIGPLSVPVFVVEDVLSALNKLASAARLRSQAKIIAITGSVGKTTAKEMLKLALSSAGKIHVSIASYNNHIGVPLTLAQMPADAEFGIFELGMSHLGEIRFLTHLVRPHIAMITTIAPAHLGNFSGIEEIASAKSEIFEGLEKTGTVLLNRDDSFFEFLKEKSHLLGIYNVYTFGESIDADFRLLTLEQCSEESRMRVQLQGKSAEVVHHAVGRHMAQNILATLGIVSLLDASIEKAIQDISLFYPQKGRGKRYRCALKEGFFTLIDESYNANPTSMRAAISVLSQISPHGKGRRIAVLGDMSEMGERAESFHIDLAEILCSYNISHVWLSGVHVLALKNALPKDMHVHYRERIDDFLLFIQSSLIDGDVIVIKSSHSCGFHSLVELLLEEFTLIQ, from the coding sequence ATGAGTAATCTATGGACATTTCATGATTTACTCCATGCTATACAAGGAAAGGCTCTTGGAGAAGTTCCCGAAGATTTCGTACAGGGTATTTCAATAGATAGTCGTTCAATTGCTCCGAAAGAAGCGTTTTTTGCTATCAAGGGCGATCATTATGATGGCCATGATTTTGTATTGCATGCAGTTCAAAAGAGCGCGTGTCTCGTGGTTATTAATGCAGAGATGATGGCATCTATAGGACCATTGTCTGTTCCGGTTTTTGTAGTAGAAGATGTTTTATCTGCTCTTAATAAACTTGCTTCGGCAGCGCGTCTTCGCTCTCAGGCAAAAATTATTGCTATTACTGGCTCTGTTGGCAAAACCACCGCCAAAGAAATGCTTAAATTAGCTTTGTCTTCTGCAGGGAAAATCCATGTTAGTATTGCTTCCTATAATAATCATATAGGCGTTCCCTTAACATTGGCACAGATGCCTGCTGATGCTGAATTTGGAATTTTTGAATTAGGTATGAGCCATTTAGGTGAGATTCGTTTTTTAACGCATTTGGTTCGTCCTCATATTGCTATGATTACTACGATCGCTCCTGCGCACTTAGGAAACTTTTCAGGAATAGAAGAAATTGCATCTGCCAAATCAGAAATTTTTGAGGGATTAGAAAAAACAGGGACTGTCCTTCTCAATCGTGATGATTCTTTTTTTGAATTTCTTAAAGAAAAATCTCATTTGTTAGGAATATACAACGTTTATACTTTTGGCGAATCTATTGATGCTGATTTCCGGCTACTGACCTTAGAGCAATGTTCTGAAGAATCTAGGATGAGAGTGCAATTGCAAGGGAAATCAGCAGAAGTTGTTCACCATGCAGTTGGACGTCATATGGCTCAAAATATTCTAGCAACATTAGGCATTGTATCACTTCTTGATGCTTCTATTGAGAAGGCTATACAGGACATTTCTCTTTTTTATCCTCAAAAAGGAAGAGGGAAGCGTTATCGTTGTGCATTGAAAGAAGGTTTTTTTACTCTGATTGATGAGAGTTATAATGCTAATCCCACTTCTATGAGGGCAGCAATATCTGTTTTGTCTCAAATATCTCCGCATGGAAAAGGGCGTCGGATTGCTGTACTCGGTGATATGTCTGAAATGGGAGAACGAGCGGAATCCTTTCATATTGACCTTGCAGAAATATTATGTTCATACAATATTTCACATGTTTGGTTGAGTGGTGTTCACGTTCTAGCATTAAAAAATGCGTTGCCCAAGGATATGCATGTTCATTACCGTGAAAGGATAGATGATTTTCTTTTATTCATCCAATCATCGCTTATTGATGGAGATGTCATAGTTATAAAATCTTCTCATTCTTGTGGATTTCATTCTCTTGTCGAATTATTGCTTGAGGAATTTACACTTATTCAGTAA
- the mraY gene encoding phospho-N-acetylmuramoyl-pentapeptide-transferase, whose translation MFIRLADFSEYHVILNIFKYITFRSSAAFLSSVFIVLAIGPKIIDLLHSFQGEKGQPARVSDLPIHAKKIGVPTMGGIMILVGIIGSSLLWADMSSLHVKVILFLTIGFGLVGFCDDYMKIKTGDKKGLSWKIRIAVELVLATFAVCALLFYSKSSLFNVETTTSITFPFFKDFILDIGMFFIPFAALVIVATANAVNLTDGLDSLAIVLVMIASAAFSIITYVAGNIVFSHYLQISFVPGVGELVVIISALIGAGLGFLWFNAPPASVFMGDTGSLALGALIGGIAVSTKHEVVMIIIGGVFVVEILSVIIQILYFKMTGRRFFLMAPIHHHFEKKGWAESQIIIRFWIFAIILAVVGLLTLKMR comes from the coding sequence ATGTTTATCCGATTGGCTGATTTTTCAGAATATCACGTGATTCTCAATATTTTTAAATATATTACCTTTAGATCAAGTGCAGCATTTTTAAGCTCTGTTTTTATTGTTCTTGCTATTGGTCCTAAGATTATTGATTTGCTCCATTCGTTCCAAGGAGAAAAAGGGCAGCCTGCTCGAGTTTCCGATTTACCAATACATGCTAAAAAAATAGGTGTCCCTACTATGGGAGGGATAATGATTTTGGTTGGCATTATAGGATCATCTCTTTTATGGGCTGATATGTCCTCTCTGCACGTCAAAGTCATTTTGTTCTTAACTATAGGCTTTGGTTTGGTCGGCTTTTGTGATGACTATATGAAAATTAAAACAGGGGATAAAAAGGGACTATCGTGGAAAATAAGGATTGCTGTAGAGCTTGTTCTTGCTACTTTTGCTGTTTGTGCTTTGCTGTTTTATTCGAAATCTTCACTCTTTAATGTAGAAACGACGACCTCTATAACATTTCCTTTTTTTAAGGATTTTATATTGGATATAGGAATGTTTTTTATTCCTTTTGCTGCTTTGGTTATTGTTGCGACTGCTAATGCTGTTAATCTGACAGATGGCCTTGATAGTCTGGCTATTGTGCTAGTTATGATTGCATCTGCTGCGTTTTCTATTATCACTTATGTCGCTGGGAATATTGTTTTTTCACATTATTTACAGATCAGTTTTGTTCCGGGAGTGGGCGAATTAGTTGTCATTATCAGCGCTCTAATTGGCGCAGGATTAGGATTTCTATGGTTTAATGCTCCACCAGCTTCTGTTTTTATGGGAGATACGGGTTCGCTTGCTTTAGGTGCATTAATTGGAGGAATCGCAGTTTCGACTAAACATGAGGTTGTTATGATTATCATCGGAGGGGTATTCGTTGTTGAAATACTCTCTGTCATTATTCAAATATTATATTTTAAGATGACTGGAAGGCGATTTTTTCTAATGGCTCCTATTCATCATCATTTTGAAAAAAAAGGATGGGCTGAAAGTCAAATAATTATCCGTTTCTGGATTTTTGCTATTATATTAGCGGTCGTTGGATTATTAACATTGAAAATGCGTTAG
- the murD gene encoding UDP-N-acetylmuramoyl-L-alanine--D-glutamate ligase, with product MNLKNFRNRLIAVLGLGRSGLSVVGALKNSGAHVIAWDDHSHSLTQAKDMGIEIVDFRTIQWSKISSLIVSPSIPLTGDKAHWCVKLANQFNVEIIGDIELFVRERRFSTFHSPFIAVTGTNGKSSTVMLISHILNQNGYDVQLGGNIGNPILNLADFSSHRFYVIECSSYQIDLTPTIDPSIGVLLNVSIDHLDRHNTLENYARIKKKLVAKSQHAVICMNDDLCKTVASDMATAGHSMTRISSQPMPSDSDFYIDGSHIKCSSTSKTIFALSQEDRRYNMHNVAASIAVCMRLGLKIDEIKRAISSFNGLTHRLQKIAQLGQVIFINDSKATNLHSVMHAFLNEKRVIYWIGGGLSKSDDFSIIFPFLSKVAKAYFIGDSATIFAHHLREKVECDVFQTLDQALTSVVRDVVNTTIPSVVLFSPGCASFDQYKNFKERGFSFMSQVSEIKNIQMLVDIEEERKFPW from the coding sequence ATGAACTTAAAAAATTTTCGAAATCGCTTGATTGCTGTTTTAGGATTAGGCCGTTCAGGATTATCTGTTGTCGGCGCTCTGAAGAATTCAGGTGCACATGTCATTGCTTGGGATGATCATTCTCATTCTTTGACACAAGCAAAAGATATGGGCATAGAAATCGTTGATTTTCGAACTATTCAATGGTCAAAGATTTCATCTCTTATTGTATCTCCGAGTATTCCTCTTACTGGGGATAAGGCTCATTGGTGTGTTAAACTAGCCAATCAATTTAATGTTGAAATTATTGGAGATATTGAATTATTTGTGCGTGAAAGGCGTTTTTCTACGTTTCATTCTCCTTTTATAGCTGTTACTGGCACTAATGGTAAATCATCTACTGTTATGTTGATTTCTCATATTTTGAACCAAAATGGTTATGATGTGCAATTAGGTGGCAATATTGGTAATCCGATTTTAAATCTTGCAGATTTTTCTTCCCATCGTTTTTATGTGATTGAGTGTTCTTCTTATCAAATAGATTTAACTCCAACGATTGATCCTTCAATTGGGGTGCTTTTAAATGTTTCTATTGATCATCTTGATCGACATAATACTTTGGAAAATTATGCTAGGATTAAAAAAAAGCTCGTTGCAAAGAGCCAACATGCTGTCATTTGTATGAATGATGATTTATGTAAGACAGTCGCATCTGATATGGCTACTGCAGGACATTCAATGACGAGAATATCATCTCAACCTATGCCATCAGATTCTGATTTTTATATTGATGGATCCCATATTAAATGTTCTTCGACATCAAAAACTATATTTGCTTTATCTCAAGAAGACAGGAGATATAATATGCACAATGTAGCCGCATCTATTGCGGTTTGTATGCGATTAGGTTTAAAAATAGATGAGATCAAGAGAGCTATATCTTCATTTAACGGTTTGACACATCGTTTACAGAAGATAGCGCAATTAGGACAGGTTATTTTTATTAATGATTCTAAGGCAACGAATCTGCATTCTGTTATGCATGCATTTTTAAATGAAAAACGTGTAATTTATTGGATTGGAGGCGGTTTATCTAAGTCTGATGATTTTTCAATTATTTTTCCTTTTTTGTCCAAAGTAGCAAAAGCCTATTTTATAGGTGATTCTGCGACTATATTTGCCCATCATCTAAGAGAAAAAGTAGAATGTGATGTTTTTCAAACCCTTGATCAAGCTCTTACAAGCGTTGTTCGTGATGTAGTTAATACAACAATTCCTTCGGTTGTATTATTTTCTCCAGGATGTGCAAGTTTTGATCAATATAAAAATTTTAAAGAGCGAGGATTTTCTTTTATGTCACAGGTTTCTGAGATAAAGAATATACAAATGCTTGTAGATATAGAGGAAGAAAGGAAATTTCCATGGTAA
- a CDS encoding FtsW/RodA/SpoVE family cell cycle protein has translation MVKRSERGILSEWFWIVDWFSLVAFLLLLGLGLMLSFAASPAVAEKLGLGSFYFVKRHALFLVPSIITMISFSFFSPQKVKNTAFILLLVALIAMVLTLFWGMEIKGAKRWLYIAGTSIQPSELMKPSFIIVCAWFFAEQMCHPEIPGNIFSLILFGIVISLLIAQPDFGQSVLVFSIWACMFFITGISWLWIIVFAFVGAIILFMAYQTMPHVSIRINHFMTGIGDSFQSDSSRDAIINGGWFGKGPGEGVIKRIIPDSHTDFVFSVAAEEFGILFCIVILCIFAFVVIRAFLYSLTESDDFIRISIFGLALQIALQAFINIGVNLHLLPTKGMTMPAISYGGSSILGMCVTMGYLLALMCRRPEKRAYQKDQNYSHIAGS, from the coding sequence ATGGTAAAACGATCTGAAAGAGGAATTCTATCGGAATGGTTTTGGATCGTAGATTGGTTTTCTCTCGTGGCATTTTTACTTTTGTTAGGCTTGGGATTGATGTTATCTTTTGCGGCATCGCCTGCTGTGGCAGAAAAATTGGGATTAGGGAGCTTTTATTTTGTCAAAAGACACGCTCTTTTTCTTGTTCCATCCATCATCACTATGATATCTTTTTCATTTTTTTCACCACAAAAAGTAAAGAACACAGCATTTATTTTGCTTTTGGTGGCATTAATTGCCATGGTATTAACGTTGTTCTGGGGAATGGAAATTAAAGGTGCTAAACGTTGGTTATATATTGCAGGAACATCAATTCAGCCTTCTGAATTGATGAAGCCTTCTTTCATTATCGTATGTGCTTGGTTTTTTGCAGAACAAATGTGCCATCCAGAAATACCAGGGAATATTTTCTCTCTGATATTATTTGGAATTGTGATATCTCTATTAATCGCTCAACCTGATTTTGGTCAAAGTGTTCTAGTATTTTCTATATGGGCTTGTATGTTTTTTATTACAGGTATTTCATGGTTATGGATTATTGTATTTGCTTTTGTAGGAGCAATCATTTTATTTATGGCCTATCAAACGATGCCTCATGTCTCTATTCGTATTAATCATTTTATGACAGGAATAGGGGATTCTTTTCAATCGGATAGTTCACGTGATGCCATCATTAACGGTGGATGGTTTGGTAAGGGACCAGGGGAAGGGGTTATAAAACGTATTATTCCTGATAGCCATACGGATTTTGTTTTTTCTGTAGCTGCTGAAGAATTTGGTATACTATTTTGTATTGTTATTTTATGTATTTTTGCTTTTGTGGTGATACGTGCATTTCTCTATTCTTTAACTGAATCAGATGATTTTATTCGTATTTCTATATTTGGTCTTGCGTTGCAGATAGCTCTTCAAGCCTTTATTAATATTGGTGTTAACTTACATCTTCTTCCGACTAAAGGTATGACAATGCCTGCTATTTCATATGGTGGATCTTCTATCTTGGGAATGTGTGTTACAATGGGTTATCTATTGGCATTGATGTGTCGTCGTCCCGAAAAGCGCGCTTATCAAAAAGATCAAAATTATAGTCATATTGCAGGATCGTAA
- the murG gene encoding undecaprenyldiphospho-muramoylpentapeptide beta-N-acetylglucosaminyltransferase: MTKYDYNLAKKNAILLVAGGTGGHVFPAVALSHELKKRGYPVYLAIDHRAQCFVEDFSPEEIYVVPSSQIRLSNPVVIFRSLMALWKGFIVSLRLIRKLKPKVIVGFGGYHTLSPMLAGIILQIPSMIHEQNAVMGRANRLLSWGVKVIAGGLLSSKKGLLSHKIIITGNPVRNAFIKMANIPYQASYSNQPFRLLIFGGSQGAKVFSDIIPKSIALIPKEQRQRLIITQQVKEDEKEIVQKIYDDLGLKAHISSFFKDIEKYIFEANLLICRSGALTVSEIAVIGRPVILIPYPHSINQDQLHNAWFLQEGGGAKVITQNFLSPERLANEISSAMKNPESLVQMAKQVSMKGKYKAVLLLSDLVEQLARKESVSSLGRKYTC; encoded by the coding sequence ATGACAAAATATGATTATAATCTTGCAAAAAAAAATGCCATATTATTAGTGGCGGGTGGAACCGGAGGACATGTATTCCCTGCAGTAGCATTGTCTCATGAATTAAAAAAAAGAGGATATCCTGTTTATTTAGCAATAGATCATCGTGCTCAATGTTTTGTTGAAGATTTTTCTCCAGAGGAAATATATGTCGTTCCTTCTTCTCAGATTAGATTATCTAATCCTGTTGTAATTTTTCGTTCTTTAATGGCGTTGTGGAAAGGATTCATCGTTTCTTTACGTCTGATAAGAAAACTCAAACCTAAAGTCATTGTTGGTTTTGGAGGGTATCATACTCTCTCTCCTATGTTGGCAGGAATAATATTGCAAATACCCTCTATGATTCATGAACAAAATGCTGTAATGGGAAGAGCAAATCGTCTCTTATCTTGGGGAGTTAAAGTTATTGCAGGAGGTCTGTTATCTTCTAAAAAAGGATTGTTATCACATAAAATTATTATAACAGGAAATCCTGTACGCAATGCATTTATCAAAATGGCTAATATTCCTTATCAGGCAAGTTATTCTAATCAACCTTTTCGTTTGTTGATATTTGGAGGGAGTCAGGGAGCAAAGGTTTTTTCAGATATTATTCCTAAGAGCATCGCTCTGATACCAAAAGAACAACGTCAAAGACTCATTATTACACAACAAGTGAAAGAAGATGAAAAAGAAATAGTACAAAAAATATATGATGATCTAGGATTGAAAGCACATATTTCTTCTTTTTTTAAAGACATAGAAAAATACATTTTTGAAGCAAATTTGTTGATATGTCGATCAGGAGCTTTGACGGTGTCTGAGATAGCTGTTATAGGACGTCCAGTAATTCTTATTCCTTATCCACATTCTATTAACCAAGATCAATTGCATAATGCTTGGTTTTTACAAGAAGGAGGAGGAGCTAAAGTTATAACACAAAATTTTCTTTCTCCCGAACGATTGGCTAATGAGATTTCTTCTGCTATGAAAAACCCAGAGAGTTTAGTTCAGATGGCTAAACAAGTTTCTATGAAAGGAAAATACAAGGCTGTTTTATTGCTATCAGATTTGGTTGAACAACTTGCTCGCAAAGAGAGTGTATCTAGTTTAGGAAGGAAATACACATGCTAA
- the murC gene encoding UDP-N-acetylmuramate--L-alanine ligase — translation MLIPHGVGPIHFVGIGGIGMSGIAEVLHNTGYQVQGSDVILGPNVQRLHKQGIKVSIGHKEENIGNAEILVVSTAIDKDNVECVAARERNIPIIYRSEMLAGLMRARKSISVSGTHGKTTTTSLIAALLEQGNLDPTVINGGIVNSYGTNARIGTGEWIVVEADESDGTFIKLPSDIVVVTNIDPEHLDYYSDFDAIRAAFYKFIDNVPFYGFAVVCLDHPEILSLVARIQNRKIITYGQHPQADVCYSNIRKYSGRSIFDVTLQGSLTPTPIEIKDLVLPLIGNYNISNASAAIAIAHRLGLSSEDIAKGLAGFSGIKRRFTLIGIWNDVHIFDDYGHHPVEISAVLSAVRQICPGKVIAIHQPHRYTRLSTLFDQFSKCFVDSDTVLISPVYAAGEKVISGFSSQELVQKIKESGHPEAYYLDSFDHLVSKILDIVEPGDFIIFFGAGNITQWAASLIGELELVTEQKNVCMM, via the coding sequence ATGCTAATTCCACATGGGGTTGGTCCTATACATTTTGTAGGGATAGGTGGAATAGGGATGAGTGGTATCGCTGAGGTTTTGCACAATACAGGCTATCAAGTGCAAGGATCAGATGTAATCCTTGGCCCTAATGTTCAAAGACTTCATAAACAAGGTATTAAAGTTTCCATTGGTCATAAAGAAGAAAACATTGGTAATGCCGAAATTCTTGTGGTTTCTACGGCGATTGATAAAGACAATGTTGAATGTGTTGCGGCACGTGAAAGAAATATTCCCATAATATATCGCTCTGAAATGCTTGCAGGACTCATGCGTGCTCGCAAGTCTATATCAGTGAGTGGAACACATGGCAAAACGACAACGACTTCATTAATCGCAGCATTACTCGAACAGGGCAATTTAGATCCAACAGTGATTAACGGGGGGATTGTCAATTCTTACGGAACCAATGCCCGTATAGGAACAGGTGAGTGGATTGTTGTTGAGGCGGATGAATCAGATGGCACGTTTATAAAATTACCTTCAGATATTGTAGTCGTTACGAACATTGATCCAGAGCACTTGGATTATTATAGCGATTTTGATGCTATTCGTGCTGCTTTCTATAAGTTTATTGATAATGTTCCTTTTTATGGTTTCGCAGTGGTTTGTCTAGATCATCCAGAAATTCTTTCTCTTGTTGCGCGGATTCAAAATCGTAAAATCATTACATATGGTCAACATCCTCAAGCTGACGTTTGCTATTCTAATATCAGAAAATATTCAGGTCGTTCGATCTTTGATGTTACTCTTCAGGGTAGTTTGACCCCAACCCCTATAGAAATTAAAGATCTTGTTTTACCATTGATTGGCAATTACAATATTTCTAATGCTTCTGCTGCTATTGCTATAGCTCATAGATTAGGCTTGTCATCTGAAGATATTGCAAAAGGTTTGGCGGGATTTTCTGGTATCAAGAGAAGGTTTACTCTCATTGGAATTTGGAATGATGTGCATATTTTTGACGATTATGGTCATCATCCAGTAGAAATTAGTGCTGTTCTTTCTGCCGTTCGTCAAATTTGTCCTGGCAAGGTTATCGCCATTCATCAACCGCATCGTTATACCCGCCTTTCGACGCTTTTCGATCAATTTTCCAAATGTTTTGTTGATTCTGATACTGTACTGATTTCTCCTGTTTATGCTGCTGGAGAAAAAGTTATATCAGGGTTTTCTTCTCAGGAATTGGTGCAAAAAATTAAAGAAAGTGGACATCCTGAAGCATATTACTTGGATTCTTTTGATCATCTCGTTTCCAAAATATTAGATATTGTAGAGCCGGGTGATTTTATTATCTTCTTCGGGGCGGGAAATATCACCCAATGGGCAGCTTCTTTGATCGGAGAACTAGAGTTAGTTACCGAACAAAAAAATGTATGTATGATGTGA
- the murB gene encoding UDP-N-acetylmuramate dehydrogenase, producing the protein MKEYLVSFRKRVQQLRGKFQENFPMKQVTWFRTGGNAEFMFQPKDIHDLKYFLTLLPNDITITIVGLGSNILVRDAGIKGVVLRLSHSGFSQIEMKSDCEIVVGASCSGKFLANWAMHHGIGGLHFFYGIPGSIGGAVYMNAGANNCETSQCVVEVHAMDRMGNQHIIPQNKMGYQYRHSLLPKDYIITHVFLKGFPESQDVIRSAISTVSVHRQTVQPIKEKTGGSTFKNPMGHSAWKLIEESQCRGLEFGGAKISELHCNFMINTGNATGYDLEYLGELVRKKVLKKTGIVLEWEIKRLGEFVDHRIIDDTTIF; encoded by the coding sequence ATGAAAGAATATCTCGTCTCTTTTAGAAAACGAGTTCAACAATTAAGAGGAAAATTTCAGGAAAATTTTCCAATGAAACAGGTGACATGGTTTCGTACAGGTGGTAATGCGGAATTCATGTTTCAGCCCAAAGATATTCATGATTTAAAATATTTTCTAACACTTTTACCAAACGATATTACCATAACAATCGTAGGCCTTGGTTCTAATATTTTAGTGCGTGATGCTGGTATTAAAGGCGTTGTTTTACGATTGTCGCATTCTGGCTTTAGCCAAATTGAAATGAAAAGTGATTGTGAAATTGTTGTAGGGGCTAGTTGTTCAGGAAAATTTCTAGCTAACTGGGCTATGCACCATGGTATTGGGGGGTTGCATTTTTTTTATGGCATCCCAGGATCTATCGGGGGTGCAGTATATATGAATGCTGGCGCTAATAATTGTGAAACTTCTCAATGTGTTGTAGAAGTGCATGCCATGGATCGTATGGGCAATCAACACATTATCCCGCAAAATAAAATGGGATACCAGTATCGTCATTCACTCCTTCCAAAAGATTATATCATTACTCATGTTTTTTTAAAGGGATTTCCAGAATCTCAAGATGTTATTCGATCTGCCATCTCTACGGTATCTGTTCATCGTCAAACGGTACAACCAATCAAAGAGAAAACCGGAGGATCTACTTTTAAAAATCCTATGGGCCATTCTGCATGGAAATTAATAGAAGAATCCCAGTGTCGTGGATTAGAATTTGGTGGGGCAAAAATATCAGAGTTGCACTGTAATTTTATGATAAACACAGGCAATGCAACAGGATATGATCTTGAATATCTTGGCGAATTAGTTCGCAAAAAAGTTCTAAAAAAAACAGGAATTGTCTTAGAATGGGAGATCAAGCGTTTAGGAGAATTTGTTGATCATCGTATAATTGATGATACGACCATATTTTAG